The Gammaproteobacteria bacterium genome has a window encoding:
- a CDS encoding conserved hypothetical protein (Evidence 4 : Unknown function but conserved in other organisms) yields MLLSHDPEYVRILLTPLAECTHYRPAFGQAAGDGIDLPQFQALYGGDPLYHWIGLDSDLMYAAHKAAGGMTSIYRQLGIGCERLLRQVIQDHLGLTNEQVAWSYQYDKGNGQMATHTLDARIEIADIADSSRRQIFTSWINESAFGLGLPQSRAASLTGAAFEIRQGYKSADSKRQGADLRFGLRAYNDVNLLPVICIVSTQASDTVCRRYRDARLLVLLGTIEGDLSTFVFFRDVVGYDLAKFFERNTTHIRKQFTTIIKQLLSP; encoded by the coding sequence ATGCTGCTATCACATGATCCAGAATACGTGAGGATATTATTAACTCCTCTAGCTGAATGCACACATTACCGCCCTGCCTTTGGACAAGCTGCTGGTGATGGCATTGACTTACCACAATTTCAAGCCTTGTACGGTGGCGATCCCCTGTACCACTGGATAGGACTAGATTCGGACTTAATGTATGCGGCGCATAAAGCTGCCGGTGGAATGACTTCAATTTATCGGCAACTCGGCATTGGGTGTGAACGGTTGCTTCGACAAGTAATTCAAGATCATCTTGGCTTAACAAATGAACAGGTGGCATGGTCCTACCAGTACGATAAGGGCAATGGGCAAATGGCCACTCATACGCTTGATGCCCGCATTGAAATTGCAGATATAGCAGACTCCAGTCGCAGACAAATTTTTACGTCATGGATCAATGAATCTGCGTTTGGACTCGGTCTGCCACAAAGCAGAGCAGCATCATTAACTGGTGCCGCATTTGAAATTAGGCAGGGGTACAAGAGTGCTGACTCAAAAAGACAGGGTGCAGATTTGCGTTTTGGACTCCGAGCGTATAACGATGTAAACCTTCTTCCAGTTATTTGCATTGTTTCCACGCAAGCAAGCGATACCGTATGTAGAAGATATCGCGATGCGAGGCTGCTAGTACTTCTTGGAACAATAGAGGGAGACCTTAGCACGTTTGTATTTTTCCGCGATGTTGTTGGATATGATTTGGCTAAGTTTTTTGAACGAAACACAACCCATATTCGCAAGCAGTTCACCACCATCATTAAGCAATTGTTGAGTCCCTAG